In a single window of the Eubalaena glacialis isolate mEubGla1 unplaced genomic scaffold, mEubGla1.1.hap2.+ XY scaffold_717, whole genome shotgun sequence genome:
- the LOC133083813 gene encoding collagen alpha-1(I) chain-like translates to MHGLIFETSICYWQDQPGRGKREHTEPGVPGRGARGAGDAAGPTPQSEEGGEADTGARPTAHTRDHEGARRAAAAARRGGTRRGPQPRRPESGAAGTGKSLGGRPARARSLALTRSRGRGRRGSGRGPDTPPSPPARRGAGRCGHGGRSTTAGRGPNNPRSGERAGAGRGGGTDGGPPSPNTQRRRRTGGGGGSRSGAAAGSGSETHRDTARGSADAADQAGGRTGERADEARLARPPSRRRNDDDVTEAVAGGGGRAPPRGGPGAVLRARTRWPPSRGSRPPPPNTHEPRPARENTLPRAHRPPRGPHTHLHRARLPASGTVSTPPGDAAGRGGRGGDTLTRARTARSQTEKGTRGWGRGRAGGDGEGAARTQGEGRGAEARGAAQGEEGPRHDQATRKTSAGSHRHTHEGGPTTPETPAGPSHPGASPRPGPAARARVRRSPPRATEGPVHPNSTHPSSPDPPSSKSDPQGLAPQGNAPERGDPHRAHTPPPAATRGEGRRDGLLVAAGLGSRDVRASPPPWAHHGGHRTRTHTRTRGPAPDAGLAGPSPDSEGGGAGRGRQRAAHGPTAGPAQALPRRRGALPTCSGSRHHGHCTLGRGSGWGVRYPKAPSRIAREGFLTEGASSPTHRLPFGPTEARHEPPSPRLGVGGSAHTRGRTTATRRHPAPTERATRDTPPRWGPKEHAGKKGTTPPLGLGHLRDNLERSRGTTDGQARHAHAPAGARSAAAERPPTDAGRTAREAHAKEAKRECLLRPRTTAPPTPRARHHHIDQSIQRARGQKAPKGRGTATVADDPVRRTPDTWHGACGVGSSQPPPGACGGGDRRRHRGPGQPGAHTRAGAQAQAGGSSGKGRFGRQTAVPSPEPCARPESQSPQRQTPGKTVSAPIWWQKRPISGENNHGAGQRGPSTNRRGDPRDLGPATCPQHFPIHTSPGALSGPSGRPEERGGKVGRGGRGGTTWERQRAGRGRPPRFARAVRYRSLRVSGRARTWLKKKKYPTRPPPTSGPHEGPRPGPGRPIRATQYGSGRSPPHPHPPRPGLAVEEGAGQGEKKSRPPTGTHVGTLKGRVLPPRPPARAGPGPSTSPDPGGLEHIFPGRRLPDDRSARGTAPGPVPVSPGHPLAAQAGPHLWSPTRKNIGQKESDHRDPRAPATEPVAPSTGLNARARAGPHLRSGALWGPGREGVGRGSGNERSKG, encoded by the exons ATGCATGGCTTAATCTTTGAGACAAGCATATGCTACTGGCAGGATCAACCAGGTAGGGGAAAGCGCGAGCACACGGAGCCGGGCGTgccggggcgcggggcgcggggcgcgggcgaCGCGGCGGGGCCGACCCCCCAGAGCGAGGAAGGGGGGGAGGCGGACACCGGGGCCCGACCGACAGCCCACACTCGGGACCACGAGGGGGCGCGGCGCGCCGCCGCGGCAGCGCGGCGTGGAGGGACGAGG CGCGGCCCGCAACCTCGGCGGCCCGAGAGCGGGGCCGCGGGCACCGGGAAGTCGCTCGGAGGCCGGCCGGCACGTGCCCGCTCGCTCGCGCTCACTCGCTCGCGCGGACGGGGGCGGCGGGGCTCGGGCCGAGGCCCGgacacccccccctccccgcccgcccgccggggAGCGGGGCGGTGCGGACACGGCGGCCGGTCCACGACGGCTGGCCGGGGACCCAACAACCCGCGCTCGGGCGAGCGCgccggggcggggcgcggcgggggGACAGACGGCGGTCCCCCCTCGCCCAACACGCAACGACGTCGGCGgacgggcggcggcggcggatcACGGAGCGGAGCCGCGGCAGGCTCGGGAAGCGAAACACACCGGGACACGGCCCGGGGGTCGGCAGACGCGGCAGACCAGGCGGGTGGACGGACGGGAGAGAGGGCCGACGAGGCGCGGCTGGCTCGGCCACCGTCGCGCAGACGCAACGACGACGACGTCACAGAAGCCGTGGCGGGAGGGGGCGGCCGCGCGCCGCCGCGAGGGGGCCCGGGGGCCGTCCTAAGGGCCCGGACGCGA TGGCCCCCCTCGCGGGGCTCGCGACCACCACCGCCAAACACCCACGAGCCGCGGCCGGCCCGCGAGAACACTCTCCCGCGCGCACACCGGCCGCCCCGCGGACCCCACACACACCTCCACCGCGCCCGACTCCCCGCCTCAGGAACCGTGAGCACTCCACCCGGGGACGCCGCCGGCCGAGGCGGCCGGGGGGGCGACACCCTCACGAGGGCGAGGACGGCTCGGTCCCAGACGGAGAAGGGGacgcgggggtgggggcgggggagggccgGCGGCGACGGGGAGGGGGCGGCACGCACACAGGGCGAGGGCCGCGGGGCAGAGGCGCGGGGCGCTGCCCAGGGAGAGGAAGGACCGAGACACGACCAGGCCACCAGGAAAACAAGCGCGGGGTCCCACCGCCACACACACGAGGGCGGTCCCACGACGCCTGAGACGCCGGCCGGCCCCAGCCACCCTGGGGCCTCCCCACGACCCGGTCCCGCCGCCAGGGCCCGCGTGCGACGGTCTCCCCCGCGTGCCACGGAGGGACCCGTCCACCCAAACTCAACCCATCCGTCCTCGCCAGATCCGCCTTCATCCAAGTCCGACCCCCAGGGGCTCGCGCCCCAGGGAAACGCTCCCGAGCGAGGCGACCCGCACCGTGCCCACACACCGCCGCCGGCTGCGACTCGCGGTGAGGGCAGGCGCGACGGGCTCCTCGTGGCTGCGGGACTGGGGAGCCGGGACGTCCGGGCGTCCCCGCCCCCTTGGGCTCACCACGGGGGTCACcgcacgcgcacgcacacgcGCACGCGCGGCCCCGCGCCGGACGCCGGCCTGGCGGGACCCTCCCCCGACTCAGAGGGGGGAGGCGCGGGCCGCGGTAGGCAAAGAGCGGCGCACGGCCCCACCGCGGGGCCGGCGCAGGCCCTCCCGCGAAGGCGAGGGGCTCTGCCCACGTGCTCTGGCAGTCGCCACCATGGCCACTGCACGCTTGGGAGGGGCAGCGGCTGGGGGGTCCGGTACCCCAAGGCTCCCTCTCGGATCGCTAGAGAAGGCTTTCTCACCGAGGGTGCATCATCCCCCACCCATCGTCTCCCCTTTGGGCCCACGGAGGCGCGCCACGAGCCACCAAGTCCACGACTGGGCGTGGGGGGGTCTGCG CACACCCGTGGGAGGACGACCGCGACGAGGCGGCACCCGGCCCCCACCGAG AGAGCCACTCGGGACACACCACCGCGGTGGGGACCCAAGGAGCACGCTGGGAAAAAGGGAACGACACCACCACTCGGCCTCGGGCACCTGAGGGACAACCTGGAGCGCTCCAGGGGCACCACCGACGGCCAAGCAAGGCACGCTCACGCGCCAGCAGGGGCGCGCAGCGCAGCGGCGGAACGGCCCCCCACCGACGCGGGGAGGACCGCTCGCGAGGCACACGCCAAGGAGGCGAAGCGAGAGTGTCTGCTGCGTCCGAGGACCACGGCCCCGCCCACGCC GAGAGCGCGACATCACCACATCGATCAGTCAATCCAGCGAGCCAGGGGCCAGAAAGCCCCGAAGGGGAGGGGCACG gcAACAGTGGCCGACGACCCCGTGAGGAGAACGCCTGACACGTGGCACGGAGCCTGCGGGGTGGGGTCGTCTCAGCCACCACCGGGTGCCTGCGGCGGGGG AGACCGGAGGCGGCACCGCGGGCCGGGTCAGCCGGGCGCACACACGAGAGCCGGCGCGCAGGCCCAGGCGGGCGGCTCAAGTGGCAAGGGCCGGTTCGGGCGCCAGACGGCGGTCCCAAGCCCAGAGCCCTGCGCGCGTCCGGAGTCCCAAAGTCCTCAGCGACAGACGCCAGGGAAGACCGTGTCAGCACCTATCTGGTGGCAAAAAAGGCCCATTTCGGGCGAAAATAATCACGGCGCCGGGCAGCGGGGCCCATCCACGAATCGCAGGGGGGATCCCCGGGACCTCGGTCCCGCCACCTGTCCCCAACACTTCCCCATCCACACCAGTCCCGGAGCTCTCTCGGGGCCATCTGGTCGACCCGAAGAGCGTGGCGGCAAagtggggcggggcgggaggggcGGGACAACGTGGGAGAGGCAGCGAGCGGGCCGGGGTCGCCCTCCCCGGTTCGCCCGCGCGGTCAGGTACCGGTCCCTCCGAGTCTCCGGGCGGGCGAGGACttggttaaagaaaaagaaatatcccaCTCGGCCGCCTCCGACGAGCGGGCCCCACGAGGGACCGCGCCCGGGCCCAGGCCGCCCTATCCGGGCCACCCAGTACGGCTCTGGccggtccccaccccacccccaccccccccggccGGGACTCGCggtggaggagggggcggggcagggtgaGAAAAAGTCGCGTCCGCCGACCGGGACCCACGTGGGCACGCTGAAGGGCCGGGTGCTCCCTCCCCGGCCACCCGCGCGAGCAGGGCCCGGTCCGTCCACGTCCCCGGACCCAGGGGGACTTGAACACATTTTCCCAGGGAGGCGCCTCCCAGACGACCGGAGCGCACGAGGGACCGCACCCGGGCCCGTGCCGGTCTCTCCGGGTCACCCCCTCGCGGCCCAGGCCGGTCCCCACCTCTGGAGTCCGACTCGGAAAAACATCGGTCAGAAAGAATCCGACCACCGGGACCCACGCGCGCCCGCCACCGAGCCCGTCGCGCCCTCCACCGGCCTAAACGCACGGGCCCGGGCCGGTCCCCACCTCCGGAGCGGGGCGCTGTGGGGaccggggagggagggggtggggagggggtcggggaACGAACGCTCCAAAGGGTGA